One window of the Megalops cyprinoides isolate fMegCyp1 chromosome 2, fMegCyp1.pri, whole genome shotgun sequence genome contains the following:
- the LOC118773041 gene encoding protein DSE2-like — protein MGGTDVEVQLVFNETSSEPQPSNEDVVQTLVSAVSNTTMMNEFNLTIDASSIRVIINTSTANLTTAAAAASTTAVITTSTVKPATAAPTTTPATSTTSTAAPTSIVQIEFTSRETFVPELSNQSSEAFKARSKLTKEGIEPIYSSAFSNFIRLIVQSFRQGSIITQADLAFNSTVALPSNDQIVSVLRNAVVNSQIPFDIDPNSIKVTSAAPSGVSSLTSVLTASSLAVMSLLLSSCW, from the exons ATGGGAGGAACAGATGTAGAAGTGCAACTGGTTTTCAATGAGACCAGTTCAGAACCACAGCCCAGCAATGAAGATGTGGTACAGACCTTGGTGTCAGCAGTGTCCAATACCACCATGATGAATGAATTCAATCTTACCATAGATGCCAGTTCCATCAGGGTGATAA TCAACACTTCAACAGCAAATCTcacaacagctgcagcagcagccagcacTACAGCTGTCATCACAACCTCCACCGTTAAACCTGCGACTGCAGCCCCAACCACAACCCCCGCAACCTCCACAACCTCCACAGCCGCCCCAACCTCTATTGTGCAGATAGAGTTTACTTCAAGGGAAACGTTTGTGCCTGAACTCTCAAATCAAAGCTCAGAGGCTTTCAAAGCCAGATCAAAACTCACCAAAGAAGGG ATTGAACCAATTTACTCAAGTGCCTTCAGTAACTTCATTCGTCTGATTGTGCAAAGTTTCAG GCAAGGGTCAATCATCACACAGGCAGATCTGGCCTTCAACTCCACAGTGGCCCTACCCAGCAATGACCAAATAGTCAGCGTTCTGAGGAATGCTGTCGTCAACTCACAAATCCCTTTTGACATCGACCCCAACTCCATTAAAGTCACAT CTGCAGCCCCCAGTGGCGTCTCCAGTTTGACCAGTGTGCTCACAGCCTCCAGTCTGGCCGTGATGTCATTGCtgctctccagctgctggtAG